A window of the Candidatus Eremiobacteraceae bacterium genome harbors these coding sequences:
- a CDS encoding MFS transporter has protein sequence MDRRFLLLWAGQTISGFGTQISLLAIPTIAILTLHATPAQTGLLGTLEYLWFPILGLTVGVIADRQRRRPILIAADIVRGCALLVVPIAFLMHALSLTMLYAIATVVGISSVFFEITYQSYLPELVEREVLIHANSRLQMSASAAELGGMPLAGVLIGIFGAANAVVADALSFFASAASLVLIPGKDTAPDVASERPIDMLREGVRIVFQTPIILYVTLCTAISNIGSGINIALWLQYAYRFIHISPLQVGLVGGIGAVGMLLSSALAPRIGAALGFGRTILTGVIGFTLAAALLPLAVVGYGLAVLAASNFIADMSNVLYNITQVSLRQRLVPVALQGRMNATVRTIAWGALPLGSILGGALAQRIGVYPVLFVGIACGLATICVVLFSPILRYAEQVSD, from the coding sequence ATGGATCGCCGCTTTCTGCTCCTTTGGGCCGGTCAGACGATCAGCGGTTTCGGCACGCAGATCTCGCTGTTGGCGATTCCGACGATCGCCATTCTCACGCTCCACGCGACGCCGGCACAAACGGGGTTGCTCGGAACCCTAGAGTATCTGTGGTTTCCGATTTTGGGCCTCACGGTCGGCGTCATCGCCGACCGGCAGCGCCGGCGCCCGATTTTGATCGCCGCCGACATCGTCCGCGGCTGCGCGCTCCTGGTCGTGCCGATCGCATTTCTGATGCATGCGCTCTCGCTGACGATGCTCTACGCCATCGCGACCGTCGTGGGCATCAGCTCGGTCTTCTTCGAGATCACGTATCAGTCGTATTTGCCGGAGCTCGTCGAACGAGAAGTCCTGATCCACGCGAACTCTCGTCTGCAGATGAGCGCGTCGGCTGCTGAGCTCGGAGGGATGCCGCTCGCCGGCGTCCTCATCGGCATCTTCGGCGCGGCCAACGCCGTCGTTGCTGACGCGCTTTCATTCTTCGCCTCCGCCGCGAGTCTCGTGCTTATTCCCGGCAAGGACACCGCGCCTGACGTCGCAAGCGAACGGCCGATCGATATGCTTCGCGAAGGGGTCCGGATCGTTTTTCAAACGCCGATCATACTTTACGTCACTTTGTGCACGGCGATCAGCAATATCGGGAGCGGAATCAACATCGCGCTGTGGCTGCAGTACGCGTATCGTTTCATCCACATCTCACCGCTGCAAGTCGGACTGGTCGGCGGGATCGGAGCGGTGGGCATGCTGCTGTCGTCGGCGCTGGCGCCGCGTATCGGGGCCGCGCTCGGCTTTGGCCGCACGATATTGACGGGCGTCATCGGATTCACCCTCGCCGCTGCCCTGCTCCCGTTGGCGGTCGTGGGTTACGGGCTTGCGGTACTCGCGGCGTCCAACTTCATCGCCGACATGTCGAACGTTCTTTACAACATCACGCAGGTAAGTCTGCGGCAGCGGTTGGTGCCGGTCGCGTTGCAAGGCCGGATGAACGCGACGGTCCGAACCATTGCGTGGGGTGCGCTGCCGCTTGGATCGATCCTCGGCGGGGCACTCGCGCAGCGCATCGGCGTATACCCGGTCTTGTTCGTGGGCATCGCATGCGGCTTGGCGACGATTTGCGTCGTGCTCTTCTCGCCCATCCTACGATACGCGGAGCAGGTCTCGGATTGA
- a CDS encoding NAD(P)/FAD-dependent oxidoreductase, whose amino-acid sequence MDADVVVIGAGAAGLAAARSMARRSLRVIVLEARDHEGGRVWSEVSAGDRAPVELGAEFIHGPARETLKLLRDAGTASVDTAGEAWVCGDDGELHRANDNEFLSAAGIFEGARALAHDESVDRFLRRFDGDVARQNDARAARSFVEGFDAADPAIASAVGIADEWRSGVDIASARPIGGYQPMFEYLRTSCIAAGVQTFLSTAVRQISWRRGEVRVSAKNAREETRTISARAVIVTVPIGVLRRRGGEPAILFQPGLPKAKLKSIASIEMGDAVKVVLKFRSPFWERIRDGRYRDAAFFRGVAQPFPTYWTQLPERSDLIVAWVGGPKATALSGVSQDELIDRALSGLDALLGEPALLRAEFERGFTHDWRRDPFARGAYSYVAVGGGDARATLAAPVDETLFFAGEATANDGQGGTVNGALETGERAAREAADSIGAAA is encoded by the coding sequence ATGGACGCGGACGTCGTCGTGATTGGAGCCGGCGCGGCGGGCCTGGCGGCTGCGCGAAGCATGGCACGCCGGTCGTTGCGGGTTATCGTGCTCGAGGCGCGCGACCACGAAGGCGGCCGGGTGTGGTCCGAGGTGTCTGCTGGAGATCGCGCGCCGGTCGAACTCGGCGCCGAGTTCATACACGGACCCGCGCGTGAGACGCTCAAATTGCTTCGCGACGCCGGTACAGCGTCGGTCGACACGGCCGGCGAGGCGTGGGTATGCGGTGACGACGGGGAGCTGCATCGCGCGAATGACAACGAATTCCTATCCGCCGCCGGCATCTTCGAGGGCGCTCGCGCGCTCGCACACGACGAGAGCGTTGATCGCTTTCTCCGCCGCTTCGACGGCGATGTCGCAAGGCAGAATGACGCGCGCGCTGCGCGGTCGTTCGTCGAGGGCTTCGACGCTGCCGATCCAGCAATCGCGAGCGCCGTCGGGATCGCGGATGAGTGGCGGTCGGGTGTGGACATCGCATCCGCGCGGCCGATCGGCGGATACCAACCGATGTTCGAATACCTGCGCACGTCATGCATCGCCGCGGGCGTTCAAACGTTTCTGTCGACCGCCGTACGCCAAATCTCATGGAGGCGCGGCGAAGTCAGGGTCTCTGCGAAGAACGCACGAGAGGAAACACGGACGATTAGCGCGCGAGCCGTCATCGTCACGGTACCGATCGGTGTATTGCGGCGGCGCGGCGGCGAGCCGGCGATCTTGTTTCAGCCCGGATTGCCCAAGGCGAAGCTCAAGTCGATCGCGAGCATCGAGATGGGTGATGCCGTCAAAGTGGTGCTCAAATTCCGTTCGCCATTCTGGGAGCGCATCCGCGATGGACGCTATCGTGACGCCGCGTTCTTCCGCGGCGTGGCGCAGCCTTTCCCGACGTATTGGACCCAATTGCCCGAGCGGAGCGACTTGATCGTTGCCTGGGTCGGAGGCCCGAAGGCGACTGCGTTGAGCGGCGTTTCGCAGGATGAGCTTATCGATCGCGCGCTGAGCGGTCTCGACGCGTTGCTCGGCGAGCCGGCTCTTTTGCGCGCGGAATTTGAACGCGGATTCACGCACGATTGGCGCCGCGACCCGTTCGCGCGTGGCGCATACAGTTACGTGGCCGTCGGTGGCGGGGATGCGCGGGCGACGCTTGCCGCGCCCGTCGATGAGACGCTATTCTTCGCCGGGGAGGCGACCGCGAACGACGGCCAAGGCGGAACGGTGAACGGTGCGCTCGAAACCGGGGAGCGCGCTGCGAGGGAAGCGGCAGATTCTATCGGCGCCGCTGCGTAA
- a CDS encoding oxidoreductase, protein METEQQPLGSGYGPQTTADEIASGLDLGGRVVVVTGGHSGIGLETTRVLANAGASVFVGARDLQKARDALSGLNNVVAVRLDLADPSSIDEFSQTFLDANRSLDLLINNAGIMATPLMRDHRGYEMQFATNHLGHFQLTARLWTALKSAKSSRVVTLSSAGHRFAQVDLEDLNFTARPYDKWIAYGQSKNANSLFSVELDRRGREFDTRAFAVHPGRIVTTNLGRYMTDDDLIAAGISRVGGVLQGPGLKTIEQGAATTMWCALSPQLSGKGGVYCADCDIAEIIPDDGQLSSGVRRWAIDKTTARALWGLSERLTGLAWPE, encoded by the coding sequence TCAGGACTGGACCTTGGCGGACGAGTCGTAGTCGTAACGGGCGGTCACTCAGGAATTGGACTCGAGACGACACGAGTTCTCGCAAATGCGGGCGCCAGCGTGTTCGTTGGCGCCCGTGATCTTCAAAAGGCGCGCGACGCTCTCTCGGGACTGAACAACGTCGTAGCGGTGCGCTTGGACCTTGCAGATCCGAGTTCCATCGACGAATTCTCCCAGACATTTCTCGACGCAAATCGGTCCCTCGATCTACTTATCAACAATGCCGGAATCATGGCAACGCCGCTGATGCGAGATCACCGTGGCTACGAGATGCAATTTGCGACCAATCACTTGGGTCATTTTCAGCTCACCGCGCGTCTCTGGACTGCGCTCAAGAGCGCGAAGTCTTCACGAGTGGTCACTTTGTCTTCAGCCGGGCACCGATTTGCACAAGTCGATCTCGAAGATCTGAACTTCACTGCGCGGCCGTATGACAAATGGATCGCCTACGGGCAATCCAAGAACGCAAATTCTCTGTTTTCAGTCGAGCTCGACCGCCGCGGTCGAGAATTTGACACGCGCGCGTTCGCCGTTCATCCCGGCAGAATAGTCACCACCAACCTTGGTCGTTACATGACCGACGACGATCTGATTGCGGCGGGGATATCTCGAGTGGGCGGCGTCCTGCAGGGACCTGGCCTCAAGACCATCGAGCAAGGCGCGGCGACGACCATGTGGTGTGCGCTGAGCCCTCAACTGAGCGGCAAAGGCGGCGTCTATTGTGCAGACTGCGACATCGCCGAAATCATTCCCGACGACGGCCAGCTTTCTTCCGGCGTACGACGCTGGGCTATCGACAAGACCACAGCACGAGCGCTTTGGGGATTGAGTGAACGCCTGACCGGCCTGGCGTGGCCCGAATAA